From one Bacteroidota bacterium genomic stretch:
- a CDS encoding Gfo/Idh/MocA family oxidoreductase, whose translation MEAHKITMLGTGLIGMFYTMTIHGQRSRDRVHMVYSRSEEKARKFAEEWGIPNWTTDLAEAIGHEETDTVVIGLPNHVHLECVRLAAEAGKAVLCTKPLGRTAAEAKQMLDMVEKAGVFNGYLEDLVYTPKTLKSIASVKAGAVGDVLWVRSRETHPGPHSAWFWDVKQAGGGAIIDMGCHCIEITRSFVGKNNRPVEVMCTADTLVHPIDAEDQAIGLIKYESGAIGQFEVSWAFRGGMDLRDEIAGTEGTIMLNHWLRTGFEMFTAGGSGAYVAEKLEAETGWLFPVGDEPGALGYVEMFTDMFNAMDAGTAPQEDFYDGYVVNAIMDACYKSVKTKQWEPVDVEWRETGTQAKIEATGAEYDGKVVIKEELMPNGTTKRILKDKATGEISEVVS comes from the coding sequence ATGGAAGCCCACAAAATAACGATGCTTGGCACCGGGCTAATCGGGATGTTTTACACGATGACTATCCACGGGCAACGCAGCCGGGATCGGGTGCATATGGTGTATTCGAGAAGTGAAGAGAAAGCGCGGAAGTTTGCTGAAGAGTGGGGCATTCCCAACTGGACCACCGACCTTGCAGAAGCCATTGGGCATGAAGAAACGGATACGGTGGTGATTGGTCTGCCAAACCATGTTCACCTCGAATGTGTTAGATTGGCTGCAGAGGCCGGCAAAGCTGTGCTTTGTACCAAGCCCCTCGGTCGCACAGCTGCGGAAGCAAAGCAGATGCTCGATATGGTGGAAAAAGCCGGCGTATTTAACGGCTACCTCGAAGATCTTGTGTACACGCCCAAAACGTTGAAATCCATTGCCAGCGTAAAAGCCGGCGCGGTGGGTGATGTGCTCTGGGTAAGATCACGGGAGACACACCCCGGCCCGCACAGTGCATGGTTTTGGGATGTAAAACAGGCCGGCGGTGGGGCAATTATCGATATGGGATGTCATTGTATCGAGATCACGCGCAGTTTTGTAGGGAAGAACAACCGCCCGGTTGAGGTGATGTGTACGGCTGATACGCTTGTACATCCCATTGATGCAGAAGACCAGGCCATTGGACTGATCAAATATGAAAGCGGCGCCATTGGCCAGTTTGAAGTGAGTTGGGCGTTTCGTGGAGGGATGGATCTCCGCGACGAAATAGCTGGTACGGAAGGCACTATTATGCTAAACCACTGGCTGCGCACAGGTTTTGAGATGTTTACCGCCGGCGGCTCTGGTGCCTATGTAGCTGAAAAGCTGGAAGCCGAAACAGGGTGGCTTTTTCCGGTTGGTGACGAGCCGGGTGCACTTGGCTACGTGGAGATGTTTACCGACATGTTCAATGCCATGGATGCCGGCACGGCCCCGCAGGAAGACTTTTACGATGGCTATGTTGTAAACGCTATTATGGATGCTTGCTATAAATCCGTCAAAACGAAGCAGTGGGAGCCGGTAGACGTTGAATGGCGGGAAACGGGTACGCAGGCCAAAATCGAGGCAACGGGTGCAGAGTACGATGGCAAAGTAGTGATCAAAGAGGAGTTGATGCCTAACGGTACAACCAAACGCATTCTCAAAGACAAAGCAACCGGCGAGATCAGCGAAGTGGTTTCGTGA